A region of Halalkaliarchaeum desulfuricum DNA encodes the following proteins:
- a CDS encoding extracellular solute-binding protein, producing MRQSDTGDEAVYGVETNDFVDESRSSRSPGIYPRSGRRQFLAAGATAVGIGLAGCLGGDGGTTYERNYDGPGVSPEGTDWEDLPDLHGELTIYSGRREAQIGPVLTEIESYYDDLTVNVRYEDNETHLRAIDEEGQNSPADILYTQDSGTLGALKALGRTVDLTDDVLETVPGSWRDPEGTWTGLSGRTRCIAYNTDTWDGDDLPTDLFAYPEDDRFHGEMGWRVDSGSFLGFVRAMMVANGADRTEQFLEDMLAADVNNYEGGSTTPNALADGEVSIGLVNHYYVGRLIADQPDAPVAITFTEGDVGSLFNVSGAAVLDSSDERELGQDFIRHLLGRQGQEFFVDTNKEYAVIEGVDYVGDLPTLEDLNPPEFDLNELADIEPAVDLLREVGMR from the coding sequence ATGCGACAGAGTGATACTGGTGACGAAGCCGTTTACGGCGTTGAAACCAACGATTTCGTGGACGAGAGCCGATCGAGTCGATCACCGGGAATCTACCCACGGAGTGGGCGTCGCCAGTTCCTCGCGGCGGGCGCCACGGCGGTCGGAATCGGCCTGGCCGGTTGCCTCGGCGGGGATGGTGGAACGACGTACGAGCGCAACTACGACGGGCCGGGCGTCTCACCCGAAGGGACCGACTGGGAGGATCTGCCCGACCTCCACGGCGAACTCACTATTTATTCCGGCCGGCGGGAGGCACAGATTGGGCCCGTATTGACGGAAATCGAGTCCTACTACGATGACCTCACGGTCAACGTCCGGTACGAGGACAACGAAACCCATCTCCGCGCCATCGACGAGGAGGGGCAAAACAGTCCGGCGGACATCCTCTATACGCAGGATTCTGGAACGCTCGGTGCCCTGAAGGCGCTCGGTCGGACCGTCGATCTCACTGACGACGTGCTCGAGACGGTACCCGGTAGCTGGCGCGATCCGGAGGGAACCTGGACGGGCCTTTCGGGACGAACGCGGTGTATTGCGTACAACACGGACACCTGGGACGGTGACGATCTGCCGACGGATCTGTTTGCGTATCCCGAAGACGACCGGTTCCACGGCGAGATGGGCTGGCGAGTCGATTCGGGGTCGTTCCTCGGGTTCGTTCGGGCGATGATGGTCGCAAACGGCGCGGACCGAACCGAGCAGTTCCTCGAGGACATGCTCGCGGCCGACGTCAACAACTACGAGGGCGGTTCAACGACGCCGAACGCGCTCGCCGACGGCGAAGTGTCGATCGGGCTCGTAAACCACTACTACGTCGGACGACTGATCGCAGATCAGCCGGACGCGCCGGTTGCTATTACCTTCACCGAAGGGGACGTCGGATCGCTATTTAACGTCTCGGGGGCAGCCGTTCTCGATTCGAGTGACGAACGGGAGCTCGGACAGGACTTCATCAGGCATCTGCTTGGTCGTCAGGGACAGGAGTTCTTCGTGGACACGAACAAAGAGTACGCGGTGATCGAGGGTGTCGACTACGTCGGTGATCTTCCGACCCTCGAGGACCTCAACCCGCCGGAGTTCGACCTCAACGAGCTTGCAGACATCGAACCGGCCGTCGACCTGCTCCGGGAGGTCGGGATGCGGTGA
- a CDS encoding succinylglutamate desuccinylase/aspartoacylase family protein, whose product MHTAETLTLARLPSGVSLSTTVHTYGDGEPVVYVQAAQHGREVNGTEVLRRLHGVLVEADLEGTVVAVPIADPLTFDRVAYVTPEPIDPVNSNMNRVWPGDPEGTVHQRMADRLWEYAGRADYAVDLHTGSPDTLLHTVYYEGKPACRRLAEAFGTELLLAEPAGDEADTEWDQRSFAGKFRVAATREGIPTITPELAHNRQLVEPAIEAGVDGILDILREIGVLSGEPEPWDGTVARNHLGRIRAEESGLFRPADVATLGREVSPGDRLGTLYHPTTYEELQAVEADREGILYSVTREPTVTAGSSLVGVAERVE is encoded by the coding sequence ATGCACACCGCCGAGACGCTGACGCTCGCCCGGCTCCCCTCCGGCGTGTCGCTTTCGACGACGGTTCACACCTACGGCGACGGCGAGCCCGTCGTCTACGTCCAGGCAGCCCAGCACGGCCGCGAGGTGAACGGCACCGAGGTTCTCCGTCGGCTCCACGGGGTCCTCGTCGAGGCTGACCTCGAGGGGACTGTCGTCGCGGTCCCGATCGCGGATCCCCTCACCTTCGATCGCGTAGCGTACGTCACACCCGAACCCATCGATCCGGTCAACTCGAATATGAACCGGGTGTGGCCGGGCGACCCGGAGGGAACCGTCCACCAACGGATGGCAGACCGCCTGTGGGAGTACGCCGGCCGGGCCGACTACGCCGTCGACCTGCATACTGGAAGCCCGGATACGCTGCTCCATACGGTCTATTACGAGGGAAAACCGGCGTGTCGACGACTCGCGGAGGCGTTCGGGACGGAGCTCCTGCTCGCGGAGCCGGCCGGCGACGAGGCGGACACGGAGTGGGACCAGCGGTCGTTCGCCGGCAAGTTCCGGGTCGCCGCCACCCGGGAGGGGATCCCGACGATCACTCCGGAACTGGCACACAACAGGCAACTTGTCGAGCCCGCAATCGAGGCCGGCGTCGACGGTATTCTGGACATCCTCCGGGAGATTGGCGTGCTCTCCGGGGAGCCGGAACCGTGGGATGGCACCGTCGCGCGGAACCACCTCGGACGGATCCGGGCGGAGGAGTCGGGGCTGTTCCGTCCTGCCGATGTGGCGACGCTGGGCCGGGAGGTCTCCCCCGGCGATCGACTGGGGACGCTCTATCATCCGACGACCTACGAGGAACTCCAGGCGGTCGAGGCTGATCGGGAGGGAATCCTGTATTCGGTCACCCGGGAGCCGACCGTCACCGCCGGCAGTAGCCTCGTGGGCGTCGCCGAACGCGTCGAGTGA